A window from Chaetodon trifascialis isolate fChaTrf1 chromosome 5, fChaTrf1.hap1, whole genome shotgun sequence encodes these proteins:
- the gnpda1 gene encoding glucosamine-6-phosphate isomerase 1 has protein sequence MKLIILDDYKQASEWAAKYIRNKILLFRPGPDRYFTLGLPTGSTPLGCYEKLIEFYKNGEVSFQYVKTFNMDEYVGLARDHPQSYHSFMWNNFFKHIDIKPENTHILDGNAADLQAECKAFEEKITAAGGIELFVGGIGPDGHIAFNEPGSSLVSRTRVKTLAKDTIMANARFFEEDGSKVPNVALTVGVGTVMDAKEVMILITGSHKAFALYKAIEEGVNHMWTVSAFQQHPQSVFICDEDATMELRVKTVKYFKGMMPVHNKLVEPLPSESQKN, from the exons ATGAAGCTGATCATCCTCGATGACTACAAACAGGCAAGCGAGTGGGCTGCAAAATACATTAGGAACAAGATTTTATTGTTCAGACCTGGCCCGGACAGATATTTCACCCTGGGGCTCCCCACAG gaaGTACCCCTCTGGGTTGTTATGAGAAACTGATAGAGTTTTACAAGAATGGAGAGGTCTCGTTCCAGTATGTCAAAACGTTCAACATGGATGAATATGTAG GACTTGCCAGAGATCACCCACAGAGCTACCACTCCTTCATGTGGAATAACTTCTTCAAGCACATAGACATAAAACCAGAGAACACCCACATCCTTGATGGTAACGCTGCTGACCTGCAAGCAGAGTGCAAAGCCTTCGAGGAAAAGATAACAGCTGCCGGAGGGATCGAGCTCTTTGTCGGAG GTATTGGACCAGATGGCCACATCGCTTTCAATGAGCCTGGGTCAAGCCTGGTTTCCAGAACGAGGGTGAAGACCCTGGCAAAGGACACCATCATGGCTAATGCCCGATTCTTTGAGGAGGATGGCTCAAAGGTGCCCAACGTAGCACTGACTGTGGGAGTGGGCACTGTCATGGATGCAAAAGAG GTCATGATTCTCATCACTGGATCACACAAGGCATTTGCTTTATACAAAGCTATTGAAGAAGGCGTGAATCACATGTGGACAGTGTCTGCATTCCAGCAGCACCCACAGTCTGTTTTCATATGTGACGAAGATGCCACTATGGAACTGCGGGTCAAGACTGTAAAGTACTTCAAAG GGATGATGCCAGTGCACAATAAGCTGGTGGAGCCACTTCCCTCAGAATCACAGAAGAACTGA
- the hspa4b gene encoding heat shock 70 kDa protein 4b — translation MSVVGFDVGFMNCYVAVARAGGIETVANEYSDRCTPACVSFGPRNRSIGAAAKSQVVTNCKNTVQGFKRFHGRAFSDPFVQRLKNSLVYDIAQMPSGTTGIKVMYMEEEKVFSIEQVTAMLLTKMKETAENALKKPVADCVVSVPCYYTDAERRSVVDAAQIAGLNCLRLMNETTAVALAYGIYKQDLPAPEEKARNVVFVDLGHSGYQTSVCAFNKGKLKILSTACDPELGGKDFDEVLVKHFCEEFAKKYKLDVKSKPRALVRLYQECEKLKKLMSANSSDLPLNIECFMNDIDVSGKLNRTHFEEMCADILLRVEPPLQSLLEQTKLKKEDIYAVEIVGGASRIPAVKERISKFFGKELSTTLNADEAVARGCALQCAILSPAFKVREFSITDVAPYPISLKWHSAAEEGLSDCEVFPRNHAAPFSKVLTFYRKEPFSLEAYYNCPNELPYPDPTIGQFLIQKVVPQASGESSKVKVKVRVNIHGIFSVSSASLVEVQKSDETEEPMETEQANDKDGESKMQTDQDEQQGQGDGQKETEEKTPRENEEMDTTTEEGKGEKKSDQPPQAKKPKVKTKVLDLPIENSPQWQLADDMLNLFVENEGKMIMQDKLEKERNDAKNNVEEYVYDMRDKLHGMLEKFVSESDRDALSLKLEDTENWLYEDGEDQPKQMYIDKLAELKKLGQPIQERYTEAEERPKAFEEMGKQIQQYMKFVEAYKMKEEQYDHLDEADVTKVDKLTSDVMMWMNSAMNQQSKLSLSADPSVKVKDIQAKTRELFSACNPIVTKPKPKVELPKEDTPAEQNGPVNGQEKPQEETGEKGTTEDTGKPTSETTENKPDMDLD, via the exons ATGTCAGTTGTCGGGTTTGACGTCGGGTTCATGAACTGCTATGTAGCGGTAGCCAGAGCCGGAGGGATTGAAACTGTCGCCAATGAATACAGTGATCGATGTACACC aGCATGTGTTTCTTTTGGACCCCGGAATCGGTCAATCGGTGCAGCTGCTAAAAGCCAG GTTGTCACAAACTGCAAGAACACAGTCCAGGGTTTCAAGAGGTTTCATGGCAGAGCATTTTCAGATCCCTTTGTGCAGCGCCTCAAAAACAGCCTGGTCTACGACATTGCACAAATGCCATCAGGAACAACTGGCATCAAG GTGATGTacatggaggaagagaaggtgTTCAGCATTGAGCAGGTCACGGCCATGCTGCTGACCAAGATGAAGGAGACGGCGGAGAATGCCCTGAAGAAGCCTGTGGCTGACTGCGTCGTGTCT GTTCCCTGCTACTACACTGATGCTGAGAGGAGATCAGTGGTAGATGCTGCTCAGATCGCTGGTCTCAACTGCCTGAGGCTCATGAATGAGACAACTGCAG TCGCATTGGCGTATGGGATCTACAAACAGGATCTCCCTGCTCCCGAGGAGAAGGCCAGGAATGTGGTGTTTGTGGACCTGGGCCATTCTGGATACCAGACATCAGTGTGTGCCTTTAATAAGGGCAAACTCAAG ATCCTCTCCACAGCTTGTGACCCAGAGTTGGGTGGGAAGGACTTTGACGAGGTACTGGTGAAGCATTTCTGTGAGGAATTTGCCAAGAAGTACAAGCTGGATGTCAAGTCAAAGCCCAGGGCTCTGGTCAGGCTCTACCAGGAgtgtgaaaaactgaaaaaactgaTGAGTGCCAACTCCTCCGACCTGCCGCTCAACATTGAGTGCTTCATGAATGACATTGATGTCTCTGGAAAACTGAACAG GACTCATTTCGAGGAGATGTGTGCTGATATTTTGCTCCGAGTTGAGCCTCCACTCCAGAGTCTCCTGGAACAAACCA AACTGAAAAAGGAAGACATCTATGCAGTAGAGATTGTGGGTGGAGCTTCTAGGATCCCGGCCGTCAAAGAGAGAATCAGCAAATTCTTCGGGAAGGAGCTAAGCACCACCCTGAATGCTGACGAAGCTGTGGCCAGAGGATGTGCTCTGCAG TGTGCGATCCTGTCACCTGCCTTCAAAGTGCGTGAATTCTCCATCACAGACGTTGCTCCCTATCCCATCTCCTTGAAGTGGcattctgctgcagaggaaggtctgag TGATTGCGAGGTATTTCCCAGGAACCACGCAGCACCTTTCTCCAAAGTGCTGACCTTCTACCGGAAAGAGCCTTTCTCTTTGGAGGCCTACTACAATTGCCCTAATGAGCTGCCCTACCCTGATCCCACTATTG GTCAGTTCCTGATCCAGAAGGTTGTCCCACAAGCATCTGGTGAGAGCTCCAAGGTCAAAGTCAAGGTGCGGGTGAACATCCACGGCATCTTCAGCGTGTCCAGCGCCTCCCTGGTTGAAGTGCAGAAGTCAGATGAGACAGAGGAACCCATGGAGACAGAACAAGCCAATGACAAAGATGGAGAG agCAAGATGCAGACTGATCAGGATGAGCAGCAAGGTCAGGGAGATGGTCAGAAAGAAACTGAAGAGAAGACGCCCCGCGAGAATGAAGAGATGGAC ACGACCACAGAGGAGGGCAAAGGCGAGAAGAAGTCCGACCAACCCCCACAAGCCAAAAAGCCCAAAGTCAAAACAAAAGTGCTGGATCTTCCTATTGAAAACAGTCCACAGTGGCAGCTAGCAGATGACATGCTCAACCTTTTTGTAGAAAATGAG GGTAAGATGATCATGCAGGACAaactggagaaggagaggaacgATGCTAAGAATAATGTAGAAGAGTATGTGTACGACATGAGGGACAAACTACACGGGATGCTGGAGAAGTTTGTCAGTGAATCT GACCGAGATGCTTTGTCATTAAAGCTGGAGGATACTGAAAACTGGCTGTATGAAGATGGAGAGGACCAACCCAAACAGATGTACATTGACAAACTGGCAGAGCTGAAG AAACTTGGCCAGCCCATCCAGGAGAGGTATACGGAGGCTGAAGAGAGACCTAAAGCATTCGAGGAAATGGGAAAACAGATCCAGCAGTACATGAAATTCGTTGAAGCATACAAAATGAAG GAGGAGCAGTATGACCATTTAGATGAGGCAGATGTCACCAAAGTGGACAAACTGACCAGCGATGTAATGATGTGGATGAACAGCGCCATGAACCAGCAGAGCAAACTGAGCTTGTCGGCGGATCCCTCTGTCAAAGTAAAAGACATTCAAGCTAAAACAAGG GAGCTGTTCTCTGCTTGTAACCCCATTGTGACCAAGCCCAAGCCCAAAGTGGAGCTCCCCAAGGAGGACACGCCTGCAGAGCAGAACGGGCCTGTCAACGGACAGGAGAAGCCCCAGGAAGAAACTGGAGAAAAGGGAACGACCGAGGACACAGGCAAGCCCACCTCAGAAACCACAGAAAACAAGCCTGACATGGACCTTGACTAA
- the gdf9 gene encoding growth/differentiatio, with product MGKQMLMSAVLRYFRTVICLLLVTCNCPLVGSSVTASNALHRLGDFTYPYDSIFSPLLKALSEHGGKRWNPGLKKKMKPEHRYMKYLTEVYKKSSRVPWSLDGDKLYNTVRLIKPQDECLAQNNKESFMQDLSYSLDQVRRKEQLLKSALLYNSDHYREVPVNSVCYLSIKEQEHSDQCPLCPGVHHAVNFTASIDGRSRRNWVEVDVTLFLQPLLKFQKKNIHLLINVTCPDKQRARSDGSKGPVEFTLRSPPLLLYLNDTSKTANQSLLVNAKAGQRPAAAANTFHKQMAFKPQHRIGRKRRWKRESPKSKRGDKSLDIHLPELLPSSEFPTSDCSLYDFRVRFSQLKLDHWIVFPPKYNPRYCRGICPRTMGFIYGSPVHTMVQNIIYEKLDSSVPRPSCIPSHYSPLSVMIFEEDGSYVYKEFEDMVATRCTCR from the exons ATGGGAAAACAAATGCTGATGTCAGCTGTCCTTCGTTATTTTCGCACGgtcatctgtctgctgctggtcaCCTGCAACTGCCCGCTGGTTGGCTCTTCTGTGACTGCCTCCAATGCGCTGCACCGCCTGGGCGACTTCACGTACCCTTACGACAGCATCTTCTCCCCGCTGCTCAAAGCCCTGTCAGAGCACGGAGGGAAGAGGTGGAACCCAggcctgaagaagaagatgaaaccCGAGCACAGGTACATGAAATATCTGACGGAGGTTTACAAGAAGTCCTCCAGGGTGCCCTGGAGTTTGGACGGGGATAAACTCTACAACACAGTACGACTGATCAAGCCTCAAGATGAATGTCTTGCTCAAAATAATAAAG AGAGTTTTATGCAGGATCTTTCCTACAGCCTTGATCAAGTAAGAAGAAAAGAACAGCTTCTGAAGTCAGCGCTGCTGTACAATTCTGACCATTACCGTGAGGTACCTGTCAACTCCGTGTGCTACCTGAGTATCAAGGAGCAGGAGCACTCAGACCAGTGTCCACTGTGTCCCGGGGTCCACCATGCTGTGAACTTCACGGCCAGCATAGacgggaggagcaggaggaactgGGTGGAGGTTGATGTCACGTTGTTTCTCCAGCCTCTCTTAAAGTTTCAGAAGAAGAACATACACCTGCTCATCAACGTCACCTGCCCAGACAAACAAAGAGCCAGAAGTGATGGGAGCAAAGGCCCAGTAGAGTTCACCCTGAGGtcccctcctctgcttctgtaTCTCAATGACACAAGCAAAACCGCCAACCAGAGCTTACTCGTCAATGCCAAAGCAGGTCAAAGGCCAGCCGCTGCAGCGAACACTTTTCACAAGCAGATGGCTTTCAAACCGCAACATAGGATTGGGCGAAAGAGGAGATGGAAGAGGGAATCTCCAAAGAGCAAACGAGGTGATAAAAGTCTGGATATCCACCTGCCTGAGCTTCTTCCAAGCTCTGAATTCCCAACAAGTGACTGTTCCTTGTATGATTTCAGGGTGCGATTCAGCCAGCTCAAACTGGATCACTGGATTGTTTTTCCACCAAAGTACAACCCCAGGTACTGCAGAGGCATCTGTCCAAGGACCATGGGCTTCATCTACGGTTCACCTGTCCACACCATGGTGCAAAACATCATCTACGAGAAGCTCGACTCCTCTGTGCCCAGGCCCTCGTGCATTCCCTCCCATTACAGCCCGCTGAGCGTCATGATCTTTGAGGAGGACGGCTCGTATGTCTACAAGGAGTTTGAAGACATGGTTGCCACCAGGTGCACATGTCGCTAA
- the uqcrq gene encoding cytochrome b-c1 complex subunit 8, with amino-acid sequence MGRHFGDLARVRHIVTYGLSPFEQRAFPSYFSKGIPNVWRRFSTSFFKVAPPMTLMYVTYTWGNSVHEQGKRKNPADFENDE; translated from the exons ATGGGTCGGCACTTCGGAGACTTGGCCAGGGTCAGGCATATAGTCACCTACGGTCTGTCCCCCTTTGAACAGAGGGCTTTCCCCAGCTACTTCTCCAAGGGAATCCCAAATGTGTGGAGACGGTTCTCAACCTCATTCTTCAAAGTTGCCCCCC CAATGACTCTCATGTACGTGACATACACCTGGGGCAACAGTGTTCATGAGCAGGGCAAGAGGAAGAATCCTGCTGACTTCGAGAATGATGAATAA